A single region of the Planctomycetota bacterium genome encodes:
- a CDS encoding HDIG domain-containing protein: MTRTEAVEMMQTRINNVNLRKHILAVETVMKHLARELKADEEKWGLVGLLHDLDYEETKDAPDRHTLVTAELLKDKVTPEIIDGIKAHTDKKERVSLMEHAIYCADPVTGFLVACALIRPEKKLSVVDVAFAKSRMKEKRFAAGANRDAINSCTNLGLDLDKFLQISLDAMKSISGELGL; this comes from the coding sequence ATGACAAGAACTGAAGCAGTAGAGATGATGCAGACGAGAATAAACAACGTCAACCTGCGCAAGCATATCCTGGCGGTTGAGACGGTGATGAAACACCTGGCCCGCGAGCTAAAAGCAGACGAGGAGAAATGGGGACTGGTCGGGCTGTTGCACGACCTGGATTACGAGGAAACCAAGGATGCTCCGGACCGACACACCCTGGTTACCGCTGAACTACTTAAGGACAAGGTTACGCCGGAAATCATCGACGGCATCAAAGCGCACACGGACAAGAAGGAACGCGTTTCGTTAATGGAGCACGCTATCTATTGCGCCGACCCGGTGACCGGATTCCTGGTGGCCTGCGCCTTAATCCGTCCGGAAAAGAAATTATCCGTCGTGGATGTAGCATTTGCCAAGAGCCGGATGAAGGAAAAACGCTTTGCCGCCGGAGCCAATCGCGATGCCATAAACAGTTGCACCAACCTGGGCCTGGATTTGGACAAGTTCCTGCAAATCTCACTTGATGCGATGAAATCAATCAGCGGGGAATTGGGATTGTAA
- a CDS encoding aminotransferase class I/II-fold pyridoxal phosphate-dependent enzyme, protein MLSKRALKIEASEIRKAFDLARSLKDPIDLSIGQPDFEVPDAVKNAAIDSIKQGFNRYVTTQGIPELRDKLIQKFTQRFGFAPGGLMVTSGVAGAIVLCLMVILEDGDEVIITDPYFAMYKHIIHITGGLARYANTYPDFKLKREAFEKVITPRTKAIIITTPCNPTGIIYSREEIMMVVDICKKNNLLLISDEVYRTFVFDTEVASAVKYYDKVLLADGFSKSYGMPGWRMGYAAGPAELIERMAILQQWSFICAPGPFQKAGVVALDTDMSPIIREFHRRRDIVYETLKPKFKMVKPQGAFYIFPEAPGNNASEFVKKAAQNNVLIVPGLAFSEQNTHFRISYAVTEPKLRKGLEILLNIV, encoded by the coding sequence ATGCTTTCTAAGCGCGCGCTGAAAATAGAGGCATCTGAAATCCGCAAGGCATTTGACCTGGCCCGCTCCCTTAAAGACCCGATTGACCTCTCCATCGGACAGCCAGATTTCGAGGTACCGGATGCCGTCAAGAATGCGGCCATTGATTCCATCAAGCAGGGATTTAACCGCTATGTCACCACCCAGGGCATCCCTGAACTGCGCGACAAACTTATCCAGAAATTCACCCAACGGTTCGGATTCGCGCCCGGCGGGCTGATGGTCACCTCAGGCGTGGCCGGCGCCATTGTGCTCTGCCTGATGGTCATCCTGGAAGACGGCGATGAGGTGATTATTACCGACCCGTACTTTGCCATGTATAAGCACATCATCCACATCACCGGCGGCCTGGCCCGGTATGCCAATACCTATCCGGACTTTAAACTCAAGCGCGAGGCCTTTGAAAAGGTCATTACGCCCCGCACCAAGGCCATCATTATCACCACGCCCTGCAATCCCACCGGCATAATTTATTCCAGGGAAGAAATAATGATGGTGGTGGATATCTGCAAAAAGAATAATCTTCTCCTCATCTCGGATGAGGTTTATCGGACCTTTGTCTTTGACACCGAGGTGGCCAGCGCGGTGAAGTATTACGACAAAGTGCTCCTGGCCGATGGGTTCTCCAAGTCCTACGGAATGCCCGGCTGGCGCATGGGCTATGCGGCCGGACCGGCTGAATTGATAGAGCGGATGGCCATCCTCCAGCAGTGGTCGTTTATCTGCGCGCCCGGACCGTTCCAGAAGGCCGGGGTGGTTGCCCTGGACACGGATATGTCGCCGATTATCAGGGAATTCCACCGGCGCCGTGACATCGTTTACGAAACCCTGAAGCCCAAGTTTAAGATGGTTAAACCCCAGGGCGCTTTTTACATATTTCCCGAGGCGCCGGGAAACAACGCCTCGGAATTCGTCAAGAAGGCCGCCCAGAATAACGTCCTGATTGTTCCCGGCCTAGCGTTTTCAGAGCAGAATACCCACTTCAGAATTTCATATGCCGTGACCGAGCCGAAACTCCGAAAGGGACTGGAGATCCTCCTTAATATAGTTTGA
- the rsmD gene encoding 16S rRNA (guanine(966)-N(2))-methyltransferase RsmD translates to MKIIAGLYKGANLFSPVGVDLRPALARMRNSLFNILAWQIEGKTVLDLFAGTGSLGFEALSRGAKYCLFVDNQRACIDAIQKNIAKLHLESQTKVALTDSFYIVSYVLNAKERFDYIFIDPPYKYYDEGSERKKLFGVIEDMVEKDILAKDGMIIVEHRSNKRDEDALNNPGQMERFDLRNYGQTSLSFLKMKKA, encoded by the coding sequence ATGAAAATAATCGCCGGTCTTTATAAAGGCGCTAATCTATTCTCGCCGGTTGGTGTGGACCTCCGCCCGGCTTTGGCCCGGATGAGAAATTCATTGTTTAACATACTGGCTTGGCAGATTGAAGGTAAAACCGTTTTAGATCTCTTTGCCGGGACAGGCAGTTTAGGCTTTGAGGCGCTCAGCCGGGGCGCTAAATACTGTCTTTTTGTTGATAACCAACGCGCCTGTATCGACGCCATCCAGAAAAATATTGCCAAACTCCATCTGGAAAGCCAGACAAAAGTAGCGTTAACAGATTCTTTTTACATAGTTTCGTATGTCTTGAATGCCAAGGAAAGATTTGACTATATTTTTATTGATCCGCCTTATAAATATTACGATGAAGGCTCGGAACGGAAAAAACTGTTTGGGGTCATTGAGGATATGGTTGAAAAGGATATTCTAGCCAAAGACGGTATGATAATAGTAGAGCATCGGAGCAATAAGAGGGACGAGGATGCCCTGAATAACCCTGGACAGATGGAAAGGTTTGACCTGAGGAACTACGGACAGACGTCGTTGTCATTCCTGAAGATGAAGAAAGCCTGA
- a CDS encoding UvrB/UvrC motif-containing protein, whose translation MNQNKLKDKIKRFPKTSGVYFMKNAAGKIIYIGKANNLHSRVASYFHGVLDVKTRSLMQEVKDITYRKTTSDLDALLLEARLVRERKPKYNIQLTDDKSFPLLAVTGEEFPRVFVTRERGKKNIAYYGPFISSTDLRKAFRTLQRIFRFRVCKHKIGNGKSCLLAHINLCLAPCLGKINQNYYHETIISLEGFLKGDKVSLNKRLKRLMKEASQSLDYENAAFCRDQIKALDNISETGKLGPFYEEAFLVETPLQKLQSLKETLGLAAEPVRIEGVDISDIKGMQAVGSVVVFIDGEPDKNFYRRFKIKQTTEGMADDYSRIREIVRRRFYGLSKENVNVDMLLIDGGKGHVNAAAGVFVFLDIAPPVIIGLTKGKKRETVYLLKQGVISKLRMNNKLRLLGYVRDEAHRFAQKYHHLRRSKEALK comes from the coding sequence ATGAACCAAAATAAGTTAAAAGACAAGATAAAACGATTCCCCAAGACCAGCGGCGTCTATTTTATGAAGAACGCCGCAGGCAAAATAATATATATCGGCAAGGCCAACAATCTCCATTCGCGAGTCGCAAGTTATTTTCACGGCGTTTTGGATGTCAAGACACGGTCTCTGATGCAGGAAGTGAAGGATATCACCTATCGCAAGACGACCAGCGATCTAGATGCACTTTTGCTGGAAGCCCGGCTGGTTCGAGAACGTAAACCGAAGTATAACATCCAGCTTACCGATGACAAAAGCTTCCCCTTACTGGCCGTGACCGGAGAGGAGTTCCCCCGAGTTTTTGTTACCCGCGAACGCGGTAAAAAGAACATCGCCTACTACGGGCCATTTATCAGTAGCACAGATCTTAGAAAAGCCTTTAGGACCCTGCAGCGGATTTTCAGGTTCAGGGTATGCAAGCATAAGATAGGCAACGGGAAAAGTTGTCTGCTGGCTCATATCAATCTATGTCTGGCGCCTTGCCTGGGCAAAATCAACCAGAATTACTATCACGAGACTATAATCTCACTGGAGGGTTTTCTCAAGGGCGACAAGGTATCTTTAAATAAGAGATTAAAACGGCTGATGAAAGAGGCCAGCCAGAGCCTTGATTATGAGAACGCTGCATTCTGCCGGGATCAAATTAAGGCGCTGGACAATATATCAGAGACCGGTAAATTAGGACCGTTTTACGAGGAGGCGTTTCTGGTCGAAACGCCACTACAGAAACTGCAATCTCTAAAAGAAACTCTCGGGCTGGCAGCCGAGCCGGTCCGAATAGAAGGCGTTGATATTTCTGATATCAAGGGAATGCAGGCTGTTGGTTCGGTAGTAGTTTTCATTGACGGCGAGCCGGATAAAAATTTCTACCGCAGATTTAAGATAAAACAGACTACTGAAGGCATGGCTGATGATTACAGCCGCATCAGGGAAATAGTTCGACGCAGATTTTACGGACTGAGCAAGGAAAATGTCAATGTGGACATGCTTCTGATTGACGGTGGCAAGGGTCATGTCAATGCCGCGGCTGGCGTATTTGTCTTTCTTGATATAGCGCCTCCGGTTATTATTGGATTAACCAAGGGTAAAAAAAGAGAGACAGTTTATTTGCTGAAACAGGGAGTAATTAGTAAATTAAGGATGAACAATAAATTGAGATTGCTGGGCTATGTCCGTGACGAGGCCCATCGCTTCGCCCAGAAATACCATCATCTAAGAAGAAGCAAGGAAGCGTTGAAATGA
- a CDS encoding diguanylate cyclase, translated as MKNLYKIAFDDCNDSQYIINIDTLRFIAVNRAFVNMSGYSEKELLGGLTYSDLVPDDDLPKFKEVIKRRKTGVSSERYSFRIQTRFGKIIPVEVSAHMVKLDEYYVIIGSWRDVTERQAWEKTTREKVSEVALANNRILLLTEKIKDVPKLTSSFLKMPTEEHLIKNICLTLCDRQQLNYESCAVYLLNEHCLNYSYGKGVKPRASNNGLTLHPKIDIRKNHALARAFRNFLSNRSIFWDSAKGYIIMPLAGREKILGLILLRINPKEQELMESNPTTKKGYYDVLKTLTNSIGLAIENIRLSEALKIQSVRDGLTGVYNRRYFESAFTEEFLRAKRYKRRLALLFIDLDKFKAINDTYGHKQGDIILKEVAALLQRNSRKIDSVCRYGGDEFATILPETDWKGASLKARNISHQVQIYRFTNITKPNTPFRIEISIGISVLSDSINTADDMVIEADKLLFKAKKRNPHALRRSGLSPAVRSR; from the coding sequence ATGAAAAATCTGTATAAAATCGCCTTTGACGACTGTAACGATTCGCAGTATATCATCAATATTGATACCCTGCGATTTATTGCGGTTAACCGGGCTTTCGTGAATATGTCCGGCTATTCCGAAAAAGAATTATTAGGCGGGTTAACATACAGCGACCTGGTCCCGGATGATGACTTACCCAAATTCAAAGAGGTTATCAAGAGGCGCAAAACCGGCGTAAGTTCGGAAAGGTATTCTTTCAGGATACAGACCAGGTTCGGTAAAATTATACCGGTTGAGGTCAGCGCCCACATGGTTAAACTGGACGAGTATTATGTAATTATCGGCTCCTGGAGAGATGTCACGGAAAGGCAGGCATGGGAAAAAACCACTCGGGAAAAGGTCTCGGAAGTCGCCCTGGCCAATAACCGGATTCTGTTACTGACCGAGAAAATTAAGGATGTGCCGAAGCTGACCTCTTCGTTTCTGAAGATGCCGACCGAAGAACACCTAATTAAAAATATATGTTTGACACTCTGCGACCGCCAACAGCTTAATTACGAATCCTGTGCGGTTTATCTTCTGAATGAACACTGTCTCAACTATAGTTACGGCAAAGGTGTCAAGCCGCGAGCCTCCAATAACGGCTTAACCCTCCATCCCAAAATAGATATCCGGAAAAACCATGCCCTGGCCAGGGCATTCAGAAATTTCCTTTCTAACCGAAGCATATTCTGGGACAGCGCCAAGGGTTATATTATTATGCCTCTGGCCGGACGGGAAAAGATTCTCGGATTAATATTGCTCAGAATAAATCCCAAGGAACAAGAACTGATGGAATCCAATCCAACCACCAAAAAGGGTTATTATGACGTCCTGAAAACCCTAACCAATTCCATCGGCCTGGCCATAGAAAACATCCGCCTGTCTGAGGCCTTGAAAATCCAATCCGTCCGTGACGGATTGACCGGTGTTTATAACCGTCGGTATTTTGAAAGCGCCTTTACCGAAGAGTTCCTACGCGCCAAAAGATACAAGCGCCGGCTGGCCCTGCTTTTTATCGACCTGGATAAGTTTAAAGCTATCAATGACACCTACGGCCATAAACAAGGCGATATTATTTTAAAAGAAGTAGCCGCACTGCTACAACGGAATTCCCGCAAGATTGACTCGGTGTGCAGATACGGCGGAGATGAATTTGCCACCATCCTGCCAGAGACCGACTGGAAAGGCGCCTCGCTTAAAGCAAGAAATATATCCCATCAGGTGCAGATATACCGCTTCACCAATATCACCAAACCCAACACTCCGTTCAGAATAGAAATCAGCATAGGCATCAGCGTTTTATCCGATTCCATTAATACAGCCGATGATATGGTTATCGAAGCAGATAAATTGCTGTTTAAAGCTAAGAAAAGAAATCCTCATGCGCTACGAAGATCCGGTTTATCGCCCGCCGTCCGAAGCCGATAG
- a CDS encoding radical SAM protein, producing MRYEDPVYRPPSEADSLLIQATIGCPHNKCAFCGMYKGKKFRIRPVEEIKEDILAARKLYGDGFESAFFPDGNTIIMKTAQLEEIFVFAHRTFPHLKRITLYASAKFLKLKTLEDLKRLKKSGLNRLHQGLESGNDEILKSIQKGADAKLMIETGQRVKKAGIELSEYVLVGIGGLELWRSHATDTAKVLNAINPDFIRLRTWVPVPTAPLYKDYQNGKFHLLSPHQALKETRLLLENLETTSLFLSDHISNFVNISGHLPRDKQGMIDKINRALKTDKSSFRTEIIEHL from the coding sequence ATGCGCTACGAAGATCCGGTTTATCGCCCGCCGTCCGAAGCCGATAGCCTCCTGATTCAGGCCACCATCGGATGCCCCCATAATAAATGCGCATTCTGCGGGATGTATAAAGGCAAGAAATTCCGCATCAGGCCGGTTGAGGAGATTAAAGAGGATATCCTGGCGGCCCGGAAATTATATGGCGATGGCTTCGAAAGCGCCTTTTTCCCGGATGGCAATACCATTATAATGAAGACAGCCCAATTGGAGGAGATCTTTGTCTTCGCGCATCGGACATTTCCTCATCTCAAACGAATTACCCTCTATGCCTCGGCCAAATTCCTGAAACTGAAGACATTGGAAGACCTCAAGCGGTTAAAGAAATCCGGCCTCAACCGGCTTCATCAAGGACTGGAAAGCGGCAATGACGAAATCCTGAAAAGTATCCAAAAAGGCGCGGACGCTAAATTGATGATTGAAACCGGGCAAAGGGTCAAAAAAGCCGGCATAGAACTCAGCGAATATGTCCTGGTCGGCATCGGCGGACTGGAATTATGGCGATCCCACGCTACAGACACAGCCAAAGTATTGAACGCCATCAATCCTGATTTCATCCGCCTGCGCACCTGGGTGCCGGTACCGACCGCACCGTTATACAAGGATTATCAAAACGGTAAGTTCCATCTACTTTCACCGCACCAGGCGCTAAAAGAAACGCGACTCTTGCTGGAAAATCTTGAGACGACAAGTTTATTCCTGAGCGACCATATCTCCAACTTTGTTAATATCTCGGGACATCTGCCCAGGGATAAGCAGGGTATGATTGACAAGATCAACCGGGCATTAAAAACGGATAAATCATCATTCAGGACGGAAATAATTGAACATCTGTAA
- the aroC gene encoding chorismate synthase, which translates to MEYITTGKSHGPAIITTIQGFPSGVLIKEDFINSELKRRRACAGRGPRMSVEDDKIEILSGIRNGKTIGAPITILVRNKRNIDLPPLSKARPGHIDMAAAMKFLTADGRVGAERASARETVGRVIAGTIAKSFLDCFDIKVLGYTTQIGHSRTGRNVIGRKRDNLFYTLDNKVVPEWKTLLSSAEKEGDTLGGCFEVVGLNIPVGLGNHAHWAERFDARLAQAIMAIPAVKGVEIGLGFGYAGRPGSQAMDLFATKNNRPILHKYGGWKRKTNYAGGIEGGLTNGENIIVRAAVKPIPTLKRPLPTIDLKTGHPAKAQVESSDICAVPAASVIGEAVVAFEIAHAFTDRFSGKTLSEISRRFKVYQKELRKRFS; encoded by the coding sequence ATGGAATATATTACAACCGGCAAATCGCACGGACCGGCGATTATCACGACAATTCAAGGGTTTCCATCCGGCGTTTTGATAAAAGAGGATTTTATTAATTCAGAGCTCAAGCGCCGACGGGCCTGCGCCGGACGCGGTCCAAGGATGTCCGTGGAGGACGATAAGATAGAAATCTTAAGCGGTATCAGAAACGGCAAGACTATTGGCGCGCCTATCACCATCCTGGTCCGGAACAAAAGGAATATTGACCTGCCGCCCCTGAGCAAAGCCCGGCCCGGGCATATTGACATGGCTGCGGCAATGAAGTTCCTGACCGCGGATGGCCGCGTCGGGGCTGAGCGGGCCAGCGCCCGGGAAACCGTCGGCCGCGTCATCGCCGGCACGATTGCCAAATCATTCCTGGACTGCTTTGATATAAAGGTGCTTGGCTATACGACCCAAATCGGTCATAGCAGGACAGGGCGGAATGTTATTGGGCGTAAAAGAGACAATTTGTTCTACACATTAGATAATAAGGTTGTTCCTGAATGGAAAACTCTCTTAAGCTCGGCGGAAAAAGAGGGCGATACATTAGGCGGATGTTTTGAGGTGGTTGGTTTAAACATCCCGGTTGGCTTAGGCAATCATGCTCATTGGGCGGAACGTTTTGATGCCCGGCTGGCCCAGGCAATTATGGCTATTCCGGCAGTCAAGGGAGTGGAAATTGGTTTGGGGTTTGGTTATGCCGGCAGGCCGGGCTCGCAGGCAATGGATTTGTTTGCCACTAAAAATAACCGCCCCATTTTGCACAAATATGGAGGATGGAAGAGAAAGACCAATTATGCCGGCGGTATTGAAGGCGGACTGACCAATGGAGAGAATATAATAGTAAGAGCCGCGGTAAAACCAATTCCAACCCTAAAAAGGCCGCTACCAACCATAGATCTGAAGACCGGGCATCCGGCCAAGGCGCAGGTGGAATCCAGCGATATCTGCGCGGTTCCGGCAGCCTCAGTCATCGGCGAAGCTGTAGTTGCTTTTGAGATAGCCCACGCCTTTACCGATAGATTCTCAGGCAAAACTCTCTCGGAAATATCACGACGCTTTAAAGTTTATCAGAAAGAGTTGAGGAAGAGATTCAGTTAG
- a CDS encoding HEAT repeat domain-containing protein: protein MLKRLFAVGVIAFSCLIISCWGSGGVRIPSPDREGLLLADDKIKETEVYNEPEHLKSRLYDSAGPERDVAAERLAVLRTRKANKIIAQVLKEDNEEAIKSLLKALAKHKSDSLFVDEMIALLETGKPALHPYIFAVFGTADAETVAKAILKELNQPEKPEPVRQNLVKGLSFVPSIRSIPFLIGLLTNRKSELNTEIINTLNVLTRQNFATKEEWIAWWKANSKQSREKWLEQSIVEYKNQMQEKDKLIKQYGDTITALKIDILKIRLEQARRLADAAAEISLLTNALDDKAIMLKKYVLEQIKTLDKEKVKQILPRLRDEITAYKPREAGADAAVDELRTLLFDILGDLGDELSIDPLLSILNNSKESTVLKNKVVIALRRIKNPRVIPVLIELVDRESPETVVVLVETIGTFGTESKQAVVKFHESLKSVKYQTDEKIIKSFIDALGDIKDPSSVPEILPFINDARPRVRWSTSNSLGKIGVSDIAPQLVKLLADEFMDIRQITIESLGKLGSKTVCPDIIKLLNDKDQRTRQLSAEALGKIKDATTLSSLIALLNEKDEKLVGSAWNAILSITLDNLDLMEETSVKLSELKLTYHAVQMLRQIIKNPQFQGNKELEPRLVSDKGKLGLLLAELGEYNEAEQYLKDFSGDPKYLPALIDCYTKLQKYDQAVKGAASLLEKQQEYSPEWWSIKLQQFSLYALQKEYAKITDEITKLLSRNNLTPEIKEKLEKIKGDAQKELAPAAPPNNPSSPK, encoded by the coding sequence ATGCTGAAAAGATTATTCGCAGTTGGTGTGATTGCATTTTCCTGCCTGATTATTTCCTGCTGGGGAAGCGGCGGCGTCAGGATACCATCGCCGGACCGCGAGGGGTTGCTGCTGGCCGACGATAAGATAAAAGAAACTGAGGTCTACAACGAGCCGGAGCATCTCAAATCGCGGCTTTATGATTCCGCCGGCCCGGAGCGCGATGTCGCGGCCGAGCGGCTGGCGGTCTTGCGCACCAGAAAGGCCAATAAAATAATAGCCCAGGTTCTGAAGGAAGATAATGAAGAGGCGATTAAATCATTGCTCAAGGCGTTGGCCAAGCATAAGAGCGATTCCTTATTCGTTGATGAGATGATTGCCCTCCTGGAAACGGGTAAGCCGGCTTTGCATCCTTATATATTTGCCGTGTTCGGCACGGCCGATGCGGAGACGGTGGCCAAGGCCATACTGAAGGAGTTGAACCAGCCCGAAAAACCCGAGCCGGTCCGCCAGAACCTGGTCAAGGGCTTGTCATTCGTTCCGAGCATCCGGAGCATCCCGTTTTTAATCGGTTTGTTGACTAACCGGAAAAGCGAACTTAATACCGAAATCATCAACACCCTGAATGTCCTGACCAGGCAGAACTTTGCCACCAAAGAGGAATGGATTGCCTGGTGGAAGGCCAACAGCAAGCAATCGCGGGAGAAATGGCTGGAACAGTCCATTGTTGAATATAAAAACCAGATGCAGGAGAAGGATAAACTAATCAAGCAGTATGGCGACACCATAACGGCGTTAAAGATAGATATCCTGAAGATACGCCTGGAGCAGGCGCGGCGGCTGGCTGATGCCGCGGCGGAAATCAGTTTGTTGACCAATGCCTTGGACGACAAGGCCATCATGTTGAAGAAATACGTCTTGGAGCAGATAAAAACACTGGATAAGGAGAAGGTTAAACAGATACTTCCCCGGTTAAGGGATGAAATAACCGCATACAAGCCCCGCGAAGCGGGGGCAGATGCGGCGGTTGATGAACTCCGCACTCTGCTTTTTGATATTCTGGGTGATTTAGGCGATGAATTATCGATTGACCCCCTCCTGAGTATTCTCAATAATTCCAAGGAGTCGACCGTCCTCAAGAACAAGGTGGTGATTGCCCTGAGACGCATCAAGAATCCCAGGGTTATTCCGGTTTTGATTGAATTGGTGGACCGGGAATCGCCGGAAACCGTGGTTGTGCTGGTAGAAACCATCGGTACATTCGGCACGGAAAGCAAACAGGCGGTTGTCAAATTCCACGAGAGTCTTAAGTCGGTTAAATACCAGACTGACGAGAAAATCATCAAGTCGTTTATTGATGCTTTAGGCGATATCAAAGACCCGTCAAGCGTGCCGGAGATTCTGCCTTTTATAAACGACGCCCGTCCCCGGGTCCGCTGGTCCACCTCAAACAGTTTAGGTAAAATCGGCGTTTCTGACATTGCGCCGCAACTGGTCAAACTGCTGGCCGATGAATTTATGGATATCAGGCAGATTACCATAGAATCATTAGGCAAGCTGGGCAGCAAGACGGTTTGTCCGGATATTATCAAGCTGCTCAATGACAAGGACCAGCGTACCAGACAGCTTTCGGCCGAAGCCCTGGGTAAAATAAAGGATGCCACGACTCTGTCTTCCCTGATTGCCTTATTGAACGAGAAGGATGAGAAATTAGTTGGGTCGGCCTGGAATGCAATTCTGTCGATTACGCTGGACAACCTGGATTTAATGGAGGAAACATCGGTAAAACTCAGCGAATTGAAACTAACTTATCATGCAGTGCAGATGCTCAGGCAGATAATCAAGAATCCACAATTCCAGGGCAATAAGGAATTGGAACCGAGGTTGGTATCTGATAAAGGGAAACTAGGATTGCTTTTGGCGGAATTGGGGGAATACAATGAAGCGGAACAATACCTGAAAGATTTTTCCGGCGACCCGAAATACCTGCCGGCTTTGATTGATTGTTACACTAAACTCCAGAAATATGACCAGGCCGTGAAAGGCGCCGCCAGCCTGCTGGAGAAACAGCAGGAATATTCGCCGGAATGGTGGTCAATAAAACTCCAGCAGTTTTCGCTGTATGCACTCCAGAAAGAATACGCTAAAATAACAGATGAAATCACCAAGCTGCTCTCCAGAAATAATCTTACGCCGGAGATAAAGGAAAAACTAGAAAAGATAAAGGGCGATGCCCAAAAAGAGTTGGCTCCAGCCGCTCCGCCCAATAACCCGTCCAGCCCCAAATAA
- a CDS encoding GGDEF domain-containing protein, with protein MNQKTKRSLKSQGMKHKLWIAYFLLSIIPALFLAYIVSKGLMGKTSMPAAQLVPLLIGTGALVLMSISALILLYRSITSLEEITQKTVRFVKENANVTLLMDTDDETEKLNSCFMEMVKEIQHKISEVNKYAVALGETNKKLSQMAIKDGLTQLYNQIYIKERLENEIKRAEQFNQPLSIMMLDIDDFKKYNDFYGHLAGDNCLAEISNLIRQNIREIDIPARYGGEEFLIILPGAQSSEASQVAEKIRQGVAKYQFPVSGSPKGAAPGEKMTSLTVSIGLSSYYKESGIKTANELIKAADNVLLHQAKKKGKNQIALYV; from the coding sequence ATGAATCAGAAAACCAAGCGCTCCTTGAAATCCCAAGGCATGAAACACAAGTTATGGATTGCCTATTTCCTCCTGTCCATTATCCCGGCGCTGTTTCTGGCTTATATCGTCAGCAAGGGACTGATGGGAAAAACCTCCATGCCCGCCGCGCAGCTGGTTCCGCTGCTAATCGGCACCGGCGCGCTGGTTCTGATGTCCATATCGGCCCTCATCCTGCTTTACCGCTCCATCACCTCGCTCGAGGAAATCACCCAAAAGACCGTCCGCTTTGTCAAGGAAAACGCTAATGTCACCCTGCTCATGGACACCGACGACGAAACCGAGAAACTCAATTCCTGCTTTATGGAAATGGTCAAGGAAATCCAGCATAAGATAAGCGAAGTCAATAAATACGCCGTGGCCCTGGGCGAGACCAACAAAAAACTATCCCAGATGGCCATCAAGGACGGGCTGACCCAATTGTATAATCAAATCTACATCAAGGAACGGCTGGAAAACGAAATCAAGCGGGCCGAGCAGTTCAACCAGCCCCTGTCAATTATGATGCTGGACATCGACGACTTCAAGAAGTATAACGACTTCTACGGCCATCTGGCCGGCGACAACTGCCTGGCCGAGATAAGCAATCTAATCAGGCAGAATATCCGCGAGATTGACATCCCGGCCCGGTACGGCGGCGAGGAATTCCTGATCATCCTGCCCGGCGCCCAGAGCAGCGAGGCCTCCCAGGTAGCCGAGAAAATCCGCCAGGGCGTGGCCAAATACCAGTTCCCGGTCAGCGGCTCGCCTAAAGGCGCCGCGCCGGGTGAAAAAATGACCTCGCTTACCGTCAGCATCGGATTGTCCAGTTACTACAAGGAATCCGGGATAAAAACCGCTAACGAATTAATCAAGGCGGCTGATAATGTCCTGCTTCACCAAGCCAAGAAGAAGGGCAAAAACCAGATCGCCTTATATGTATAA